One genomic window of Acidobacteriota bacterium includes the following:
- a CDS encoding ferredoxin family protein — protein sequence MTFVIAEPCIGTKDTACVDSCPVDCIHPRADEVEFTDATMLYIDPVECIDCGACVPECPVEAIFPDDEVPEEWDHYLEINAQWYEETGYNR from the coding sequence ATGACCTTCGTCATTGCTGAGCCCTGTATCGGAACCAAGGACACGGCCTGCGTGGACTCCTGTCCGGTTGATTGCATCCATCCGCGCGCGGATGAAGTCGAGTTCACCGATGCCACCATGCTCTACATCGATCCGGTGGAGTGCATCGATTGCGGCGCCTGTGTGCCCGAGTGCCCGGTAGAGGCCATCTTCCCGGACGACGAAGTTCCCGAGGAGTGGGATCACTACCTCGAGATCAACGCCCAGTGGTACGAAGAGACCGGTTACAATCGCTGA
- a CDS encoding WYL domain-containing protein → MNRTERLLDLIAYLLNSSEPVSWREIKNHFPEDYARGVEESNQRKFERDKAELITLGIPIDYKSGPEVSKDGYAIREDKLFLREIEFNPTESSLLMLSADAVRDNLNFPYQPQLKSALYKIISVSQVTPPPPELKISFPKGGVTGKWPNLVHQIREALERKKSIEIEYYAFSTRETTRRKVDPYGLILRKGNWTLVGWDHLRQGLRCFVLSRMSEVIVNRRRPGSPDYTIPSDFSLKPYQNQQPWELAIHEPVRVSVEVSEHRLPELLPQLTRAVPTGENRFDIEVTHRSGFISWILELKTDARVLAPAEMRNEIARTLRNLL, encoded by the coding sequence GTGAATCGCACCGAACGCCTACTGGACTTGATCGCCTACCTCCTCAACTCCAGCGAGCCGGTCTCCTGGAGAGAGATCAAGAACCACTTCCCGGAGGACTATGCCCGGGGCGTCGAGGAGTCGAATCAGCGAAAATTCGAGCGGGACAAGGCCGAACTCATCACTCTCGGGATTCCCATCGACTACAAGAGCGGGCCCGAGGTGTCCAAAGACGGCTACGCCATCCGTGAGGACAAGCTCTTCCTTCGCGAAATCGAGTTCAATCCCACAGAGTCTTCCTTGCTGATGCTCTCGGCCGACGCCGTCCGCGACAATTTGAACTTCCCCTACCAGCCCCAGTTGAAATCCGCCCTCTACAAGATCATCAGCGTCAGTCAGGTCACCCCTCCCCCGCCCGAATTGAAGATCTCCTTCCCCAAGGGGGGAGTCACCGGCAAATGGCCGAACTTGGTGCACCAGATCCGGGAAGCGTTGGAGCGAAAGAAGAGTATTGAGATCGAGTACTACGCCTTCTCCACTCGCGAGACGACCCGGCGCAAAGTCGATCCCTACGGCCTGATTCTACGGAAGGGCAACTGGACGCTTGTGGGTTGGGACCACCTGCGGCAGGGGCTTCGTTGCTTCGTCCTCTCGCGCATGAGCGAGGTCATCGTCAACCGGAGGCGTCCGGGGAGTCCCGACTACACGATTCCCAGTGATTTCTCCCTGAAGCCGTATCAGAATCAGCAGCCCTGGGAACTCGCCATCCATGAGCCGGTTCGGGTTTCGGTGGAGGTTTCCGAGCATCGGCTTCCCGAACTGCTCCCCCAGTTGACTCGCGCCGTTCCCACGGGTGAGAACCGATTCGACATCGAAGTGACCCACCGCTCCGGCTTCATCTCCTGGATTCTGGAATTGAAGACCGATGCCCGGGTGCTGGCTCCGGCGGAGATGCGAAACGAGATCGCCCGGACGCTTCGCAATCTGTTATGA
- a CDS encoding MBOAT family protein, protein MLFNSFHYILFFLLVLLVVDAVRRRRFQHLFLLLASYYFYWVSSTWYVLLLLYSSFLDFYCGRAIGNSTRLRTRRILLAVSIAGNLGVLAYFKYTNFALASVETLFGSLGFGVRLPGWEIFLPIGISFYTFQSMSYTLDIYFGKLKPVDSIRQFALYVSFFPQLVAGPIVRARHFLPQLVRMPMVNWDRIRFGSTLILYGLIKKVCVADNLSGFVETVFHGDLTHDSLWVFLGIVAFAIQIYCDFSGYTDIAIGSARVMGFRFPDNFDFPYFSHNITEFWKRWHISLSSWLRDYLYIPLGGNRKGRPRQLVNLMVTMLLGGLWHGAAWHFVLWGLYQGILLIVHKLLIWRRPASGSGIWNPLKILGTFYLTCIGWLIFILPDLGTLSFYVRKMIFWDFNTAGLSALIDSHPLPLFLMAAFALIHLLSYRMGRLSRRLASSRTLGWSWIMLGGLLVLYLFAGGQASFIYFQF, encoded by the coding sequence ATGCTCTTCAACAGCTTCCACTACATCCTTTTCTTCCTGCTGGTGCTCCTCGTCGTAGACGCGGTCCGCAGGCGCCGGTTCCAGCACCTGTTCCTGCTGCTGGCCAGCTACTACTTCTATTGGGTGTCGTCGACCTGGTACGTCCTGCTGCTCCTCTATTCCAGCTTCCTCGACTTCTACTGCGGGCGGGCCATCGGGAATTCGACCCGCTTGCGGACGCGCCGGATCCTCCTGGCCGTCAGCATCGCCGGCAACCTGGGGGTCCTGGCCTATTTCAAATACACCAATTTCGCTCTCGCCAGTGTGGAGACCCTCTTCGGCAGCCTGGGCTTCGGGGTACGGCTCCCGGGATGGGAGATCTTCCTGCCCATCGGCATCTCCTTCTACACCTTCCAGAGCATGAGCTACACGCTCGACATCTACTTCGGCAAGCTGAAGCCTGTGGACTCCATCCGGCAGTTCGCTCTCTACGTCTCCTTCTTTCCCCAGTTGGTGGCCGGTCCCATAGTCCGGGCACGCCATTTCCTGCCGCAGCTCGTCCGGATGCCCATGGTCAACTGGGACCGGATCCGTTTCGGATCGACGTTGATCCTGTACGGGCTCATCAAGAAGGTCTGCGTGGCCGACAACCTGTCGGGATTCGTCGAAACGGTCTTCCACGGGGATCTGACACACGACTCCCTCTGGGTGTTTCTGGGCATCGTTGCCTTCGCCATCCAGATCTATTGCGACTTCTCGGGGTACACCGACATCGCCATCGGTTCGGCCCGGGTCATGGGCTTTCGTTTTCCGGACAACTTCGACTTTCCCTACTTCTCGCACAACATCACCGAGTTCTGGAAACGGTGGCACATCAGCCTTTCCAGTTGGCTCCGGGACTACCTCTACATTCCCCTGGGCGGAAACCGGAAGGGCCGGCCGCGGCAACTGGTGAACCTGATGGTGACCATGCTCCTGGGCGGACTCTGGCACGGCGCCGCGTGGCACTTCGTGCTCTGGGGCCTGTACCAGGGGATTCTGCTCATCGTCCACAAGCTCCTGATCTGGCGGCGGCCGGCATCCGGGTCCGGAATCTGGAATCCCCTGAAGATCCTGGGGACCTTCTATCTCACCTGCATCGGCTGGCTCATCTTCATTCTCCCGGACCTGGGCACGCTGTCTTTCTACGTCAGGAAGATGATCTTTTGGGACTTCAACACCGCCGGGCTCTCGGCACTGATCGACAGCCACCCCTTGCCCCTTTTCCTGATGGCGGCGTTCGCCTTGATCCATCTCCTCAGCTACCGGATGGGCCGCCTTTCCCGCCGGCTGGCGTCATCGCGAACCTTGGGCTGGAGCTGGATCATGTTGGGAGGTCTGCTGGTGCTCTATCTGTTTGCCGGGGGGCAGGCGAGTTTCATTTACTTTCAATTCTGA
- the pdxA gene encoding 4-hydroxythreonine-4-phosphate dehydrogenase PdxA, with protein MSRQMAASKRRPRVAVTMGDPAGIGPEICLRLLADSRVLRRCVPVVFGNAEVLDRVARACRLPGPDRVVTGEQGHSDLSESSPAVVDPGGLEAYRVRPGRVQASCGRAGFRFLEAAATRTMNGEFAALATGPINKQALQAGGIPFSGHTDYLAAATGTPAVYMMLASDELRVSMVTGHVGVERVSRELTKARVLEAIRLTRDAVVNLRGETPRLAVSGLNPHAGEGGLFGSGEEEHVIRPAVEAARREGMEVDGPLPADTLFVPSVRSRYQAVVTMYHDQGHVPFKMISFDRGIHMTLGLPLVRTSVAHGTAFDIAWTGRASPQSLIQAVLWAGRLAERKRAVRGRSAAGRTAARRVG; from the coding sequence GTGAGCAGGCAGATGGCAGCTTCCAAGCGGCGGCCCCGCGTGGCGGTCACCATGGGAGATCCGGCCGGGATCGGGCCTGAGATCTGTCTGCGGCTGCTGGCCGACTCCCGGGTGCTGAGGCGTTGCGTCCCGGTCGTGTTCGGGAATGCGGAGGTGCTGGACCGCGTCGCCCGCGCCTGCCGGCTTCCCGGTCCGGACCGGGTCGTGACCGGGGAGCAGGGACACTCGGATCTTTCCGAATCCTCACCCGCCGTGGTCGATCCGGGTGGGTTGGAGGCCTATCGAGTCCGGCCCGGCCGGGTCCAGGCGTCTTGCGGCCGCGCCGGCTTCCGTTTTCTGGAAGCGGCCGCCACCAGGACTATGAACGGAGAATTTGCTGCCCTGGCCACCGGTCCCATCAACAAGCAGGCCCTGCAGGCCGGCGGAATCCCGTTTTCGGGGCATACTGACTACCTGGCCGCCGCCACCGGTACTCCAGCGGTCTACATGATGCTGGCTTCGGACGAACTGCGGGTCAGCATGGTCACGGGGCACGTCGGGGTCGAAAGGGTCTCCAGGGAACTCACCAAGGCACGTGTGCTGGAGGCCATTCGGCTGACTCGGGATGCGGTCGTGAACCTGCGCGGCGAGACGCCGCGGCTGGCGGTGTCGGGACTCAATCCCCACGCGGGGGAGGGCGGGCTCTTCGGTTCCGGCGAGGAAGAGCATGTCATCCGGCCCGCGGTGGAGGCGGCCCGGCGAGAGGGAATGGAGGTGGACGGCCCCTTGCCGGCCGACACGCTCTTCGTCCCCTCGGTCCGTTCCCGCTACCAGGCCGTGGTGACCATGTATCACGATCAGGGCCACGTTCCCTTCAAGATGATCTCTTTCGACCGGGGCATTCACATGACCCTGGGCCTTCCCCTGGTGCGCACCTCGGTGGCGCACGGGACCGCCTTCGACATTGCGTGGACCGGACGAGCCAGTCCCCAGAGCCTGATACAGGCTGTCCTCTGGGCCGGAAGACTGGCGGAGCGGAAGCGGGCGGTTCGCGGCAGATCTGCCGCGGGCAGAACCGCGGCGCGCCGGGTCGGTTGA
- a CDS encoding isochorismatase translates to MPRPQLPVPPHFDPDRVDEVWRVPYQERAREAAEWRIRYGVTPAAQDRIRICLVAVDVQNTFCIPGFELFVGGASGRAAVEDNLRLCRFIYRNLGVITRICPTMDTHRPVQIFHPLFLIDEAGEHPEPYTVISAEDVRRGIWRINPVACSQVGMDGETGQAHLLHYVSRLQAEGQYQLTVWPYHGMLGGIGHALASSLEEAVFFHSVCRQSQPDFQVKGDSPLTEHYSVLGPEVMEGADGAPIGEKNRTLLESLRSFDVVIVAGQAKSHCVAWTVDHLLEECSAGPEDFAGRVYLLEDCTSPVVVPGVVDYTEDAAAAFRRFSGAGMHVVRSTDPMEVWPGIP, encoded by the coding sequence ATGCCCCGGCCCCAGCTTCCGGTTCCCCCCCACTTCGATCCAGACCGGGTCGATGAGGTCTGGCGCGTTCCCTATCAGGAGAGAGCCCGGGAAGCGGCGGAGTGGAGAATCCGCTACGGCGTCACGCCTGCGGCCCAGGACCGGATACGGATCTGCCTGGTGGCCGTGGACGTACAGAACACCTTCTGCATTCCCGGGTTCGAGCTCTTCGTGGGGGGAGCGTCCGGACGCGCGGCGGTGGAGGACAACCTTCGGCTGTGCCGGTTCATCTATCGGAATCTGGGCGTCATCACCCGGATCTGTCCGACCATGGACACGCACCGTCCGGTGCAGATCTTCCATCCCCTGTTTCTGATCGACGAGGCCGGAGAGCACCCCGAGCCGTACACCGTCATCTCGGCCGAGGACGTGAGGCGGGGCATCTGGCGGATCAATCCGGTCGCCTGCTCCCAGGTCGGAATGGATGGGGAGACCGGGCAGGCTCATCTCCTCCACTACGTCAGCCGGCTTCAGGCGGAAGGGCAGTATCAGCTCACCGTCTGGCCCTACCACGGGATGTTGGGCGGGATCGGTCACGCCCTGGCGTCGTCATTGGAGGAGGCGGTCTTTTTTCACAGCGTCTGCCGCCAGAGCCAGCCCGATTTCCAGGTCAAGGGAGACTCGCCATTGACCGAGCATTACTCGGTTCTGGGTCCGGAAGTGATGGAGGGGGCCGACGGCGCACCCATCGGCGAGAAGAACCGGACCCTGCTGGAGTCGCTCCGGTCGTTCGACGTGGTGATCGTGGCGGGACAGGCCAAGAGCCATTGCGTGGCCTGGACCGTCGACCATCTCCTGGAGGAGTGCTCGGCCGGTCCGGAGGATTTCGCCGGGAGGGTCTACCTGCTGGAGGACTGCACCTCGCCGGTGGTGGTGCCGGGCGTCGTCGACTACACGGAGGACGCCGCGGCCGCCTTCCGCCGGTTCTCCGGCGCCGGAATGCATGTGGTCCGGTCCACCGATCCCATGGAAGTCTGGCCCGGCATCCCGTGA
- a CDS encoding WYL domain-containing protein — protein MNVADRINRILLIMSYVSQNQGIWLDDLAKKVEMRPQDLLKEMEFMLLIGKPPFRPDDYVDIYVEDRRVFIEFDQMLNRPLRFTRSEAVALLVSLQLLDPEVDPRAVRSLKSKIQQAISHSEDSRFRIENRVVVDRPSRPVSEHFALLRQAVEEHFKVRIDYYSLTRNETLSRNVRPYHLTKRLGYWYLEGYCELRRDVRTFKFDRVLSVDLLNDSFSPPEGADVRGVGNNFLRFPGDRKMRVYFDADAAPWIKEQWGDSVEPAEDGGVVLTLESETLEFPSRLVLSNAPHARPLSPPELIEKVQRDARRVLALYDAPVSAS, from the coding sequence ATGAACGTCGCCGACCGGATCAACCGCATTCTCCTGATCATGAGCTACGTCTCCCAGAACCAGGGAATCTGGTTGGACGATCTCGCCAAAAAGGTGGAGATGCGCCCCCAAGACCTGCTGAAGGAGATGGAATTCATGCTCCTCATCGGCAAGCCTCCGTTTCGGCCCGACGACTACGTGGACATCTACGTGGAAGACCGTCGCGTCTTCATCGAGTTCGACCAGATGTTGAACCGCCCCCTGCGCTTTACCCGGTCCGAAGCCGTGGCGTTGCTGGTCTCTCTCCAGTTGCTGGACCCGGAAGTCGATCCTCGTGCCGTCAGATCGCTGAAGAGCAAGATCCAACAGGCCATCTCCCACTCGGAGGACTCCCGTTTCCGGATCGAGAATCGGGTCGTCGTGGACCGGCCGTCCCGACCCGTCTCCGAACACTTTGCGCTCTTGCGCCAAGCCGTCGAGGAACACTTCAAGGTGCGGATCGACTACTATTCCCTGACCCGGAACGAAACCTTGAGCCGCAACGTTCGCCCCTACCATCTGACCAAGCGCCTGGGCTACTGGTACCTGGAGGGCTATTGCGAACTCCGGCGTGACGTGCGGACCTTCAAGTTCGACCGGGTCCTGTCGGTGGACCTGTTGAACGACTCCTTCTCCCCCCCCGAGGGCGCGGACGTGCGCGGGGTCGGAAACAACTTCCTTCGGTTCCCCGGAGATCGCAAGATGCGCGTCTATTTCGACGCGGACGCGGCTCCCTGGATCAAGGAGCAATGGGGCGATTCGGTGGAACCGGCAGAGGACGGGGGAGTGGTCCTTACCCTGGAGAGTGAAACCCTGGAGTTCCCTTCCCGCCTGGTCTTGAGCAACGCCCCTCACGCCCGGCCCTTGAGCCCTCCCGAATTGATCGAGAAGGTCCAAAGGGATGCCAGAAGGGTACTGGCCCTGTACGATGCGCCGGTCTCGGCTTCATGA